In Georgenia soli, a genomic segment contains:
- a CDS encoding UbiA family prenyltransferase: protein MPSRTRVPALAGALARACHPAPTVAVTVLAGLAAVVAGHTAAGVALVTLAVLAGQLTIGWSNDLLDAERDRAVGRGDKPVATGELPVPVLRGALAGAVVVCLGASTLLGMAAGLTHVVLLVGSGLAYNLVLKRTLLSWLPYVVAFGSLPAVVWLALDPPQLPPVWTMAVGSLLGFGAHLVNVIPDLADDAATGVRGLPHRLGARATGVLAVLVLTTGSAVAVLGPDGPAPGWAWALLVGAGVLAVGALLRGGRAPFRSALVIAVVNVVMLLVRA, encoded by the coding sequence GTGCCGTCCCGTACGCGCGTGCCAGCCCTCGCCGGGGCGCTCGCGCGCGCGTGCCACCCGGCCCCCACGGTCGCCGTCACGGTGCTGGCCGGGCTCGCCGCCGTCGTCGCCGGGCACACGGCGGCCGGGGTCGCGCTGGTGACTCTCGCGGTGCTGGCCGGGCAGCTGACCATCGGCTGGTCCAACGACCTGCTCGACGCCGAGCGGGACCGCGCCGTCGGCCGGGGCGACAAGCCCGTCGCGACCGGCGAGCTGCCCGTGCCCGTGCTGCGCGGCGCCCTGGCCGGGGCGGTCGTGGTGTGCCTCGGCGCCTCGACGCTGCTCGGGATGGCCGCCGGGCTGACGCACGTCGTGCTGCTCGTCGGCTCCGGCCTGGCGTACAACCTGGTGCTCAAGCGCACGCTGCTGTCCTGGCTGCCCTACGTGGTCGCGTTCGGGTCGCTGCCGGCGGTGGTGTGGCTGGCGCTCGACCCGCCCCAGCTGCCGCCGGTGTGGACCATGGCGGTCGGGAGTCTCCTGGGGTTCGGCGCGCACCTGGTGAACGTCATCCCGGACCTCGCGGACGACGCCGCCACCGGCGTCCGCGGGCTCCCTCACCGTCTCGGTGCCCGGGCCACGGGCGTCCTGGCCGTCCTGGTGCTGACCACAGGGTCCGCCGTCGCGGTGCTCGGCCCGGACGGTCCCGCACCGGGATGGGCGTGGGCGCTCCTCGTGGGTGCGGGGGTGCTCGCGGTCGGGGCGCTGCTGCGGGGAGGGCGCGCCCCGTTCCGGTCCGCGCTCGTCATCGCGGTGGTCAACGTCGTGATGCTGCTGGTCAGGGCGTAG
- a CDS encoding lanthionine synthetase C family protein, whose amino-acid sequence MAAVRPAREALGGAVPAGVLVDMAARGAVDLSALESADYSRLLEEVGQAILATATPERTDRLFPDNVALMAGGAGGAAGQVSFGHGATGVLWALAEAGVEVPDELVDWLVRAVENSDGLGPGLFDGASGIALALDRLGRAEAAARLWGQVEQVPLVELGTGLADGLPGVGLALLERAPVRDVDALLARATAIGAELLDRLAVEDPWPGGPGLLHGGSGTALFLLHLYGLTEDEELLVGVERALQRDLAGLGLGPDGRRWNTTENSSVWTGTDGIVMVLHEAVKHLDVPWLQETHRSAAVATGRRLEHLPALFRARAGALMAYQTMHSESWTPSHERIALVRLHLGRLDLCGGRRHLHLTGEEVDERETGAAGHLLALAGLLGSGDRRVPFFW is encoded by the coding sequence ATGGCCGCCGTGCGTCCGGCACGGGAGGCGCTGGGGGGCGCCGTACCTGCCGGAGTGCTGGTGGACATGGCGGCCCGTGGGGCGGTCGACCTGTCAGCTCTCGAGTCCGCGGACTATTCCCGCCTCCTCGAAGAGGTGGGGCAGGCTATCCTCGCGACGGCGACGCCGGAGCGGACGGACCGTCTCTTCCCTGACAACGTAGCCCTCATGGCCGGCGGCGCTGGGGGTGCCGCCGGCCAGGTGAGCTTCGGGCACGGCGCGACCGGGGTCCTCTGGGCCCTCGCCGAAGCGGGCGTGGAGGTGCCGGACGAGCTCGTGGACTGGCTCGTACGCGCGGTCGAGAACTCGGACGGTCTTGGTCCAGGACTGTTCGACGGAGCCAGCGGCATCGCCCTGGCGCTCGACCGGCTCGGACGCGCGGAAGCGGCTGCTCGCCTGTGGGGGCAGGTCGAGCAGGTACCGCTGGTGGAGCTCGGCACCGGGCTGGCCGACGGCCTGCCCGGTGTCGGGCTCGCCCTCCTCGAGAGGGCGCCCGTGCGCGACGTCGACGCGCTCCTGGCGCGTGCGACGGCGATCGGCGCGGAGCTGCTCGACCGCCTCGCGGTGGAAGACCCGTGGCCGGGGGGACCGGGCCTTCTCCACGGCGGATCCGGTACCGCGCTGTTCCTCCTGCACCTGTACGGGCTGACGGAGGACGAGGAGCTGCTCGTCGGCGTGGAGCGGGCGTTGCAGCGTGATCTCGCCGGGCTCGGGCTCGGTCCCGACGGTCGGCGCTGGAACACGACCGAGAACTCGTCCGTGTGGACCGGGACGGACGGCATCGTCATGGTGCTGCACGAGGCGGTCAAGCACCTCGACGTGCCGTGGCTCCAGGAGACGCACCGGTCGGCCGCCGTGGCCACCGGTCGCCGCCTCGAGCACCTGCCCGCCCTCTTCCGTGCGCGGGCCGGCGCCCTGATGGCTTACCAGACGATGCACTCCGAGTCCTGGACGCCGTCCCACGAGCGGATCGCGCTCGTGCGGCTGCACCTCGGACGCCTCGACCTCTGCGGCGGTCGCCGTCACCTCCACCTCACCGGTGAAGAGGTCGACGAGCGCGAGACCGGCGCGGCCGGTCACCTTCTGGCGCTTGCCGGCCTGCTCGGCTCAGGGGACCGGCGGGTGCCGTTCTTCTGGTGA